One Aegilops tauschii subsp. strangulata cultivar AL8/78 chromosome 7, Aet v6.0, whole genome shotgun sequence genomic window carries:
- the LOC109756347 gene encoding putative disease resistance RPP13-like protein 3 isoform X3: MDPATAAMGSLLPKLFELLHGEYKLQKSVKKDVEFLEREMRSIDAALRKMAMVPRDQLDDNSKIWANDVRELAYEMEDVVEHFMVDVQGFEPAANPDGFKGFMKKVANLFTKGKARHQIADAIKGIKDQVQQVADRRDRYKIDDVEATLAASTIVDPLDPRLMVQFKDHRELVGIEGPRDELIKRLADEDDCVSKQQLKILSIFGFGGLGKTTLARAVYDKIQAEFVCKAFVSVGQKPNLKNVLIGILLRIDKASCHNVTLLDEVLLIEKLRELLTNKRYLIIIDDIWDLSSWDIIKCAFTNSKCGSKVITTTRIFEVAKEAGDIYKQEPLSHGRSKELFCMRLSIGKSKRPYHESVKISEKILQKCGGIPLAIITIASLLASKPVTDWPGVYDSIGFGNEDNKEVDTTRKILLYSYYDLPYYPRLCLLHLGIYPEDYEIKKDTLIWKWVAEGYVHEEPGKGLFEVGERYFNMLIDRSMIQAVERPYYSIIYACRVHDLVLDMIHFLSEDESFVTASNSNRTSPRTNARRLAINNEVVEQDGSVANTSMQQVRLYSATMCHFTMLPLLSNFKALRVLALEECTFMGSERSVKLEDSPYHLNYLGRLIHLRYLGFSDRLVGFSLPGISMPLILKVPEEIGDLRFLQVLDLGRTGIKKLPQSVGRLTQLKCLRFGGSSMEVLDCTNLTSLEELQLHLVSPDFLKGLVKLKELRKFSLHFEEEHENMLFKDLMGHVANLQKLQVIMVNCRYSTQKEKNCRYQPRPKPWSDYAGSVALGHLRHLTVNGLLPGLPVWINSSCLPNLCHLHMELTAMKSQDMEILGRFSELITLTVLLYDYMVFPNAMEEGAFPKLRYLELKNSNQPRFVQGAMSSLECFRIIIGLEGTNGWDFHSLVNLPRLEKVDAEILGYTGRGIDGDELQAHESLKQAHASLKHAVEIHPNHPTLKLHFTEVGLHADINGDGVLDHVQVVGANGAEQTVVTGSMEVLNPVGQLPHLVYRCRSNFLMFLFATTIISICSIMVTFQEVLGGHLIHLA, encoded by the exons ATGGACCCCGCGACGGCGGCCATGGGCTCCCTCCTTCCCAAGCTGTTCGAGCTCCTCCACGGAGAATACAAGCTGCAGAAGAGCGTGAAGAAAGATGTAGAATTTCTCGAGAGGGAGATGAGGAGCATAGACGCCGCCCTCCGCAAAATGGCCATGGTGCCGCGTGACCAGCTCGATGACAACTCCAAGATCTGGGCCAATGATGTCAGGGAGCTGGCATACGAGATGGAGGATGTCGTTGAACACTTCATGGTGGACGTCCAGGGATTCGAGCCGGCCGCTAACCCCGACGGTTTCAAAGGGTTCATGAAGAAGGTGGCTAACTTGTTCACAAAAGGCAAGGCGCGCCACCAGATCGCCGATGCAATCAAAGGCATCAAGGATCAGGTCCAGCAGGTGGCGGATCGACGCGACCGGTACAAGATTGATGATGTTGAGGCAACTCTAGCTGCTTCAACCATCGTTGACCCTCTAGACCCTCGCTTGATGGTTCAGTTCAAAGATCACAGAGAGCTTGTTGGCATCGAGGGGCCAAGAGACGAGCTAATCAAGAGGCTGGCAGATGAAGATGATTGTGTGTCCAAGCAGCAGCTCAAGATCCTCTCGATCTTCGGATTTGGAGGACTTGGCAAGACAACTCTTGCCAGAGCAGTTTACGACAAGATACAAGCAGAATTCGTATGTAAGGCTTTTGTTTCGGTCGGTCAGAAGCCTAATCTGAAGAATGTTCTCATAGGTATTCTCCTCCGAATTGACAAAGCCTCTTGTCACAATGTTACACTGTTAGATGAGGTGCTGCTCATTGAGAAACTCCGAGAACTGCTTACGAACAAGAG GTACCTCATCATCATTGATGATATATGGGATTTGAGTTCATGGGATATAATCAAATGTGCTTTTACTAATAGTAAGTGTGGAAGCAAAGTAATCACAACTACTCGTATCTTTGAAGTGGCAAAAGAGGCAGGTGACATTTACAAGCAAGAACCTCTTTCTCATGGTAGATCGAAGGAATTATTCTGTATGAGATTATCTATTGGCAAAAGCAAACGCCCTTATCATGAATCGGTTAAGATATCTGAGAAGATATTGCAGAAATGTGGTGGCATACCGCTAGCTATCATTACAATAGCTAGCTTGTTGGCTAGTAAACCAGTAACAGACTGGCCTGGGGTCTATGACTCTATTGGTTTTGGGAACGAAGATAACAAAGAAGTGGATACCACAAGAAAGATATTGTTATATAGCTACTATGATCTTCCATATTATCCACGGCTTTGCCTATTGCACCTAGGTATATACCCCGAAGATTATGAGATAAAAAAGGACACTTTAATTTGGAAGTGGGTGGCTGAAGGATATGTCCATGAGGAACCAGGAAAAGGACTATTTGAGGTTGGAGAGAGATACTTCAACATGCTCATAGATAGAAGCATGATCCAGGCAGTGGAGAGGCCATATTATAGCATCATATATGCTTGTCGTGTGCATGATTTGGTACTTGATATGATTCATTTTCTTTCAGAAGACGAAAGTTTTGTTACTGCATCGAACAGTAACAGGACATCTCCTCGTACCAATGCTCGTAGGTTAGCCATAAATAATGAAGTCGTAGAGCAGGATGGTTCTGTGGCTAACACGAGCATGCAACAGGTGAGGTTATATAGTGCCACCATGTGTCACTTTACTATGTTGCCATTGCTTTCAAACTTTAAAGCTCTCCGTGTGTTGGCTTTAGAAGAGTGCACTTTCATGGGAAGTGAGCGCTCTGTGAAGCTGGAAGATTCTCCTTATCATCTTAATTATCTTGGGAGGCTGATTCACCTGAGGTACCTTGGGTTCTCGGACCGGCTGGTTGGGTTCTCCCTGCCTGGGATCTCCATGCCGCTTATTTTAAAGGTCCCTGAAGAAATAGGGGATCTAAGGTTTTTGCAGGTACTGGACTTGGGCAGAACTGGCATTAAAAAACTGCCTCAAAGTGTTGGCCGGCTAACACAACTGAAGTGCCTGCGCTTTGGCGGTTCCAGTATGGAGGTGTTGGACTGCACGAATTTAACATCCCTGGAAGAGCTACAATTGCACCTTGTCTCTCCAGATTTTCTCAAAGGGCTTGTCAAGCTGAAGGAGTTGAGAAAGTTTAGCCTACACTTTGAAGAGGAGCACGAGAATATGTTGTTCAAAGATTTGATGGGACATGTTGCCAATCTGCAAAAACTTCAAGTCATAATGGTTAATTGTAGGTATTCaactcaaaaagaaaaaaattgtaGGTATCAACCGCGTCCTAAGCCATGGTCCGATTACGCTGGCTCTGTGGCCCTTGGGCACCTCCGTCATCTGACAGTGAATGGCCTGCTTCCTGGGCTGCCAGTGTGGATTAACTCCTCATGCCTCCCGAACCTCTGCCACTTGCATATGGAACTGACGGCTATGAAATCGCAGGATATGGAGATCCTTGGGAGGTTCTCAGAGCTCATTACTCTGACCGTTCTTCTCTATGATTACATGGTTTTTCCTAACGCCATGGAGGAGGGTGCATTTCCCAAGTTGAGATACTTGGAACTGAAGAATTCTAACCAGCCCAGATTTGTACAGGGAGCAATGTCCAGCCTTGAGTGTTTTAGGATAATAATCGGCCTAGAAGGGACCAATGGCTGGGACTTCCATAGCCTGGTGAACCTCCCTCGTCTTGAGAAAGTTGATGCTGAAATCCTAGGCTACACTGGCAGGGGTATCGACGGAGACGAGTTGCAGGCACATGAGTCGTTGAAGCAGGCACATGCGTCGTTGAAGCATGCAGTTGAGATCCATCCCAACCATCCCACACTCAAG CTTCATTTTACAGAAGTAGGCCTTCATGCAGATATTAATGGAGATGGAGTTTTAGATCATGTTCAG GTTGTCGGTGCAAATGGTGCTGAGCAAACTGTTGTTACCGGGTCCATGGAAGTGCTCAACCCTGTTGGGCAGTTGCCACATCTGGTATACCGGTGCAGGAGCAACTTTTTAATGTTCCTATTTGCCACTACAATCATCTCAATCTGTTCCATCATGGTGACTTTTCAAGAAGTTCTGGGAGGACATTTGATCCATCTAGCTTAG
- the LOC109756347 gene encoding disease resistance protein RGA5 isoform X2: MDPATAAMGSLLPKLFELLHGEYKLQKSVKKDVEFLEREMRSIDAALRKMAMVPRDQLDDNSKIWANDVRELAYEMEDVVEHFMVDVQGFEPAANPDGFKGFMKKVANLFTKGKARHQIADAIKGIKDQVQQVADRRDRYKIDDVEATLAASTIVDPLDPRLMVQFKDHRELVGIEGPRDELIKRLADEDDCVSKQQLKILSIFGFGGLGKTTLARAVYDKIQAEFVCKAFVSVGQKPNLKNVLIGILLRIDKASCHNVTLLDEVLLIEKLRELLTNKRYLIIIDDIWDLSSWDIIKCAFTNSKCGSKVITTTRIFEVAKEAGDIYKQEPLSHGRSKELFCMRLSIGKSKRPYHESVKISEKILQKCGGIPLAIITIASLLASKPVTDWPGVYDSIGFGNEDNKEVDTTRKILLYSYYDLPYYPRLCLLHLGIYPEDYEIKKDTLIWKWVAEGYVHEEPGKGLFEVGERYFNMLIDRSMIQAVERPYYSIIYACRVHDLVLDMIHFLSEDESFVTASNSNRTSPRTNARRLAINNEVVEQDGSVANTSMQQVRLYSATMCHFTMLPLLSNFKALRVLALEECTFMGSERSVKLEDSPYHLNYLGRLIHLRYLGFSDRLVGFSLPGISMPLILKVPEEIGDLRFLQVLDLGRTGIKKLPQSVGRLTQLKCLRFGGSSMEVLDCTNLTSLEELQLHLVSPDFLKGLVKLKELRKFSLHFEEEHENMLFKDLMGHVANLQKLQVIMVNCRYSTQKEKNCRYQPRPKPWSDYAGSVALGHLRHLTVNGLLPGLPVWINSSCLPNLCHLHMELTAMKSQDMEILGRFSELITLTVLLYDYMVFPNAMEEGAFPKLRYLELKNSNQPRFVQGAMSSLECFRIIIGLEGTNGWDFHSLVNLPRLEKVDAEILGYTGRGIDGDELQAHESLKQAHASLKHAVEIHPNHPTLKIYHS; this comes from the exons ATGGACCCCGCGACGGCGGCCATGGGCTCCCTCCTTCCCAAGCTGTTCGAGCTCCTCCACGGAGAATACAAGCTGCAGAAGAGCGTGAAGAAAGATGTAGAATTTCTCGAGAGGGAGATGAGGAGCATAGACGCCGCCCTCCGCAAAATGGCCATGGTGCCGCGTGACCAGCTCGATGACAACTCCAAGATCTGGGCCAATGATGTCAGGGAGCTGGCATACGAGATGGAGGATGTCGTTGAACACTTCATGGTGGACGTCCAGGGATTCGAGCCGGCCGCTAACCCCGACGGTTTCAAAGGGTTCATGAAGAAGGTGGCTAACTTGTTCACAAAAGGCAAGGCGCGCCACCAGATCGCCGATGCAATCAAAGGCATCAAGGATCAGGTCCAGCAGGTGGCGGATCGACGCGACCGGTACAAGATTGATGATGTTGAGGCAACTCTAGCTGCTTCAACCATCGTTGACCCTCTAGACCCTCGCTTGATGGTTCAGTTCAAAGATCACAGAGAGCTTGTTGGCATCGAGGGGCCAAGAGACGAGCTAATCAAGAGGCTGGCAGATGAAGATGATTGTGTGTCCAAGCAGCAGCTCAAGATCCTCTCGATCTTCGGATTTGGAGGACTTGGCAAGACAACTCTTGCCAGAGCAGTTTACGACAAGATACAAGCAGAATTCGTATGTAAGGCTTTTGTTTCGGTCGGTCAGAAGCCTAATCTGAAGAATGTTCTCATAGGTATTCTCCTCCGAATTGACAAAGCCTCTTGTCACAATGTTACACTGTTAGATGAGGTGCTGCTCATTGAGAAACTCCGAGAACTGCTTACGAACAAGAG GTACCTCATCATCATTGATGATATATGGGATTTGAGTTCATGGGATATAATCAAATGTGCTTTTACTAATAGTAAGTGTGGAAGCAAAGTAATCACAACTACTCGTATCTTTGAAGTGGCAAAAGAGGCAGGTGACATTTACAAGCAAGAACCTCTTTCTCATGGTAGATCGAAGGAATTATTCTGTATGAGATTATCTATTGGCAAAAGCAAACGCCCTTATCATGAATCGGTTAAGATATCTGAGAAGATATTGCAGAAATGTGGTGGCATACCGCTAGCTATCATTACAATAGCTAGCTTGTTGGCTAGTAAACCAGTAACAGACTGGCCTGGGGTCTATGACTCTATTGGTTTTGGGAACGAAGATAACAAAGAAGTGGATACCACAAGAAAGATATTGTTATATAGCTACTATGATCTTCCATATTATCCACGGCTTTGCCTATTGCACCTAGGTATATACCCCGAAGATTATGAGATAAAAAAGGACACTTTAATTTGGAAGTGGGTGGCTGAAGGATATGTCCATGAGGAACCAGGAAAAGGACTATTTGAGGTTGGAGAGAGATACTTCAACATGCTCATAGATAGAAGCATGATCCAGGCAGTGGAGAGGCCATATTATAGCATCATATATGCTTGTCGTGTGCATGATTTGGTACTTGATATGATTCATTTTCTTTCAGAAGACGAAAGTTTTGTTACTGCATCGAACAGTAACAGGACATCTCCTCGTACCAATGCTCGTAGGTTAGCCATAAATAATGAAGTCGTAGAGCAGGATGGTTCTGTGGCTAACACGAGCATGCAACAGGTGAGGTTATATAGTGCCACCATGTGTCACTTTACTATGTTGCCATTGCTTTCAAACTTTAAAGCTCTCCGTGTGTTGGCTTTAGAAGAGTGCACTTTCATGGGAAGTGAGCGCTCTGTGAAGCTGGAAGATTCTCCTTATCATCTTAATTATCTTGGGAGGCTGATTCACCTGAGGTACCTTGGGTTCTCGGACCGGCTGGTTGGGTTCTCCCTGCCTGGGATCTCCATGCCGCTTATTTTAAAGGTCCCTGAAGAAATAGGGGATCTAAGGTTTTTGCAGGTACTGGACTTGGGCAGAACTGGCATTAAAAAACTGCCTCAAAGTGTTGGCCGGCTAACACAACTGAAGTGCCTGCGCTTTGGCGGTTCCAGTATGGAGGTGTTGGACTGCACGAATTTAACATCCCTGGAAGAGCTACAATTGCACCTTGTCTCTCCAGATTTTCTCAAAGGGCTTGTCAAGCTGAAGGAGTTGAGAAAGTTTAGCCTACACTTTGAAGAGGAGCACGAGAATATGTTGTTCAAAGATTTGATGGGACATGTTGCCAATCTGCAAAAACTTCAAGTCATAATGGTTAATTGTAGGTATTCaactcaaaaagaaaaaaattgtaGGTATCAACCGCGTCCTAAGCCATGGTCCGATTACGCTGGCTCTGTGGCCCTTGGGCACCTCCGTCATCTGACAGTGAATGGCCTGCTTCCTGGGCTGCCAGTGTGGATTAACTCCTCATGCCTCCCGAACCTCTGCCACTTGCATATGGAACTGACGGCTATGAAATCGCAGGATATGGAGATCCTTGGGAGGTTCTCAGAGCTCATTACTCTGACCGTTCTTCTCTATGATTACATGGTTTTTCCTAACGCCATGGAGGAGGGTGCATTTCCCAAGTTGAGATACTTGGAACTGAAGAATTCTAACCAGCCCAGATTTGTACAGGGAGCAATGTCCAGCCTTGAGTGTTTTAGGATAATAATCGGCCTAGAAGGGACCAATGGCTGGGACTTCCATAGCCTGGTGAACCTCCCTCGTCTTGAGAAAGTTGATGCTGAAATCCTAGGCTACACTGGCAGGGGTATCGACGGAGACGAGTTGCAGGCACATGAGTCGTTGAAGCAGGCACATGCGTCGTTGAAGCATGCAGTTGAGATCCATCCCAACCATCCCACACTCAAG ATTTATCATAGTTGA
- the LOC109756347 gene encoding disease resistance protein RGA5 isoform X1, protein MDPATAAMGSLLPKLFELLHGEYKLQKSVKKDVEFLEREMRSIDAALRKMAMVPRDQLDDNSKIWANDVRELAYEMEDVVEHFMVDVQGFEPAANPDGFKGFMKKVANLFTKGKARHQIADAIKGIKDQVQQVADRRDRYKIDDVEATLAASTIVDPLDPRLMVQFKDHRELVGIEGPRDELIKRLADEDDCVSKQQLKILSIFGFGGLGKTTLARAVYDKIQAEFVCKAFVSVGQKPNLKNVLIGILLRIDKASCHNVTLLDEVLLIEKLRELLTNKRYLIIIDDIWDLSSWDIIKCAFTNSKCGSKVITTTRIFEVAKEAGDIYKQEPLSHGRSKELFCMRLSIGKSKRPYHESVKISEKILQKCGGIPLAIITIASLLASKPVTDWPGVYDSIGFGNEDNKEVDTTRKILLYSYYDLPYYPRLCLLHLGIYPEDYEIKKDTLIWKWVAEGYVHEEPGKGLFEVGERYFNMLIDRSMIQAVERPYYSIIYACRVHDLVLDMIHFLSEDESFVTASNSNRTSPRTNARRLAINNEVVEQDGSVANTSMQQVRLYSATMCHFTMLPLLSNFKALRVLALEECTFMGSERSVKLEDSPYHLNYLGRLIHLRYLGFSDRLVGFSLPGISMPLILKVPEEIGDLRFLQVLDLGRTGIKKLPQSVGRLTQLKCLRFGGSSMEVLDCTNLTSLEELQLHLVSPDFLKGLVKLKELRKFSLHFEEEHENMLFKDLMGHVANLQKLQVIMVNCRYSTQKEKNCRYQPRPKPWSDYAGSVALGHLRHLTVNGLLPGLPVWINSSCLPNLCHLHMELTAMKSQDMEILGRFSELITLTVLLYDYMVFPNAMEEGAFPKLRYLELKNSNQPRFVQGAMSSLECFRIIIGLEGTNGWDFHSLVNLPRLEKVDAEILGYTGRGIDGDELQAHESLKQAHASLKHAVEIHPNHPTLKLQIYHS, encoded by the exons ATGGACCCCGCGACGGCGGCCATGGGCTCCCTCCTTCCCAAGCTGTTCGAGCTCCTCCACGGAGAATACAAGCTGCAGAAGAGCGTGAAGAAAGATGTAGAATTTCTCGAGAGGGAGATGAGGAGCATAGACGCCGCCCTCCGCAAAATGGCCATGGTGCCGCGTGACCAGCTCGATGACAACTCCAAGATCTGGGCCAATGATGTCAGGGAGCTGGCATACGAGATGGAGGATGTCGTTGAACACTTCATGGTGGACGTCCAGGGATTCGAGCCGGCCGCTAACCCCGACGGTTTCAAAGGGTTCATGAAGAAGGTGGCTAACTTGTTCACAAAAGGCAAGGCGCGCCACCAGATCGCCGATGCAATCAAAGGCATCAAGGATCAGGTCCAGCAGGTGGCGGATCGACGCGACCGGTACAAGATTGATGATGTTGAGGCAACTCTAGCTGCTTCAACCATCGTTGACCCTCTAGACCCTCGCTTGATGGTTCAGTTCAAAGATCACAGAGAGCTTGTTGGCATCGAGGGGCCAAGAGACGAGCTAATCAAGAGGCTGGCAGATGAAGATGATTGTGTGTCCAAGCAGCAGCTCAAGATCCTCTCGATCTTCGGATTTGGAGGACTTGGCAAGACAACTCTTGCCAGAGCAGTTTACGACAAGATACAAGCAGAATTCGTATGTAAGGCTTTTGTTTCGGTCGGTCAGAAGCCTAATCTGAAGAATGTTCTCATAGGTATTCTCCTCCGAATTGACAAAGCCTCTTGTCACAATGTTACACTGTTAGATGAGGTGCTGCTCATTGAGAAACTCCGAGAACTGCTTACGAACAAGAG GTACCTCATCATCATTGATGATATATGGGATTTGAGTTCATGGGATATAATCAAATGTGCTTTTACTAATAGTAAGTGTGGAAGCAAAGTAATCACAACTACTCGTATCTTTGAAGTGGCAAAAGAGGCAGGTGACATTTACAAGCAAGAACCTCTTTCTCATGGTAGATCGAAGGAATTATTCTGTATGAGATTATCTATTGGCAAAAGCAAACGCCCTTATCATGAATCGGTTAAGATATCTGAGAAGATATTGCAGAAATGTGGTGGCATACCGCTAGCTATCATTACAATAGCTAGCTTGTTGGCTAGTAAACCAGTAACAGACTGGCCTGGGGTCTATGACTCTATTGGTTTTGGGAACGAAGATAACAAAGAAGTGGATACCACAAGAAAGATATTGTTATATAGCTACTATGATCTTCCATATTATCCACGGCTTTGCCTATTGCACCTAGGTATATACCCCGAAGATTATGAGATAAAAAAGGACACTTTAATTTGGAAGTGGGTGGCTGAAGGATATGTCCATGAGGAACCAGGAAAAGGACTATTTGAGGTTGGAGAGAGATACTTCAACATGCTCATAGATAGAAGCATGATCCAGGCAGTGGAGAGGCCATATTATAGCATCATATATGCTTGTCGTGTGCATGATTTGGTACTTGATATGATTCATTTTCTTTCAGAAGACGAAAGTTTTGTTACTGCATCGAACAGTAACAGGACATCTCCTCGTACCAATGCTCGTAGGTTAGCCATAAATAATGAAGTCGTAGAGCAGGATGGTTCTGTGGCTAACACGAGCATGCAACAGGTGAGGTTATATAGTGCCACCATGTGTCACTTTACTATGTTGCCATTGCTTTCAAACTTTAAAGCTCTCCGTGTGTTGGCTTTAGAAGAGTGCACTTTCATGGGAAGTGAGCGCTCTGTGAAGCTGGAAGATTCTCCTTATCATCTTAATTATCTTGGGAGGCTGATTCACCTGAGGTACCTTGGGTTCTCGGACCGGCTGGTTGGGTTCTCCCTGCCTGGGATCTCCATGCCGCTTATTTTAAAGGTCCCTGAAGAAATAGGGGATCTAAGGTTTTTGCAGGTACTGGACTTGGGCAGAACTGGCATTAAAAAACTGCCTCAAAGTGTTGGCCGGCTAACACAACTGAAGTGCCTGCGCTTTGGCGGTTCCAGTATGGAGGTGTTGGACTGCACGAATTTAACATCCCTGGAAGAGCTACAATTGCACCTTGTCTCTCCAGATTTTCTCAAAGGGCTTGTCAAGCTGAAGGAGTTGAGAAAGTTTAGCCTACACTTTGAAGAGGAGCACGAGAATATGTTGTTCAAAGATTTGATGGGACATGTTGCCAATCTGCAAAAACTTCAAGTCATAATGGTTAATTGTAGGTATTCaactcaaaaagaaaaaaattgtaGGTATCAACCGCGTCCTAAGCCATGGTCCGATTACGCTGGCTCTGTGGCCCTTGGGCACCTCCGTCATCTGACAGTGAATGGCCTGCTTCCTGGGCTGCCAGTGTGGATTAACTCCTCATGCCTCCCGAACCTCTGCCACTTGCATATGGAACTGACGGCTATGAAATCGCAGGATATGGAGATCCTTGGGAGGTTCTCAGAGCTCATTACTCTGACCGTTCTTCTCTATGATTACATGGTTTTTCCTAACGCCATGGAGGAGGGTGCATTTCCCAAGTTGAGATACTTGGAACTGAAGAATTCTAACCAGCCCAGATTTGTACAGGGAGCAATGTCCAGCCTTGAGTGTTTTAGGATAATAATCGGCCTAGAAGGGACCAATGGCTGGGACTTCCATAGCCTGGTGAACCTCCCTCGTCTTGAGAAAGTTGATGCTGAAATCCTAGGCTACACTGGCAGGGGTATCGACGGAGACGAGTTGCAGGCACATGAGTCGTTGAAGCAGGCACATGCGTCGTTGAAGCATGCAGTTGAGATCCATCCCAACCATCCCACACTCAAG TTGCAGATTTATCATAGTTGA